A region from the Brassica napus cultivar Da-Ae chromosome C8, Da-Ae, whole genome shotgun sequence genome encodes:
- the LOC106393757 gene encoding uncharacterized protein LOC106393757 produces MIHEFNLALLAKQLWRLVQYPDSLVARVLKGRYYRIGSPLRSLSVSSPSYVWTSISAARELLLLGIRQKINSGYEVKVWEDPWIPTTPARHARPLAPVLNPNMRVSDLINQDTKECDVGLLPNYVHPEDIPLIRSMAISSAHRRDTFCWSYTKSGIYTVKYGYWVASNLMQPEEEKEILEPSITKLHAFAWKIKAPQKIRHLIWQLITGHVAVTKNLTRRNMRCDNYCPRCGEPEESVTHAIFDFPPALQVWALSSMPTNTTSFQVSSVYANMDYLFWRKDNIVHPDSDRDPYPWIIWYIWKARNDKLFRGIDRDPLELVRYAESECQAWFNANEMVPSPQQEHSSYQPQVLSLGRICIIDGSWTSTSQFSGCGWAWMDSLGEVQLMGARNYIRRESPLHSELEALRWAMESMLQYSTCQRFGTDCKDLIPMIKEPRAWPCFATELERIETL; encoded by the coding sequence atgatccatgagttcaaCCTAGCTTTATTAGCAAAACAACTATGGAGGTTAGTCCAATATCCGGATTCGCTGGTGGCTAGAGTATTGAAGGGAAGATACTACAGGATTGGCTcgcctttgcgttctctttctGTAAGTAGTCCTTCGTATGTGTGGACCAGTATCTCAGCAGCTAGAGAACTGTTGCTTTTGGGTATCAGACAGAAGATAAACTCAGGATATGAGGTTAAGGTCTGGGAGGATCCCTGGATCCCTACGACACCAGCCAGACATGCTCGTCCCTTAGCACCAGTTCTTAACCCAAACATGAGAGTCAGCGATCTTATAAATCAGGATACAAAGGAATGTGATGTTGGCTTACTGCCAAATTATGTGCACCCTGAAGACATACCTCTCATAAGGAGTATGGCCATAAGCTCGGCTCATCGCCGCGACACATTCTGTTGGAGCTACACGAAGAGTGGTATCTACACGGTTAAATATGGATATTGGGTAGCTAGCAATTTGATGCAACCtgaggaagagaaagagataCTAGAACCCAGTATAACAAAGCTCCAtgcctttgcttggaagataAAAGCTCCACAAAAAATCCGACATCTCATATGGCAATTGATAACAGGACATGTGGCAGTGACGAAAAACTTGACAAGGCGAAACATGAGATGCGACAAttactgcccaagatgtggagaaccAGAAGAATCTGTCACTCATGCGATCTTTGATTTCCCACCGGCCTTACAAGTTTGGGCTTTATCCTCGATGCCAACGAATACAACTAGCTTTCAAGTATCAAGTGTCTATGCTAATATGGACTATCTCTTCTGGAGAAAGGACAACATTGTTCATCCAGATTCAGAtagggatccttatccctggataatctggtatatttggaaagccaGGAATGATAAACTTTTTAGGGGAATTGATCGAGATCCTTTGGAGCTAGTTCGATACGCAGAGAGTGAGTGCCAAGCCTGGTTCAATGCAAATGAGATGGTGCCATCACCTCAACAAGAACATAGTAGTTATCAACctcaagtcttaagcttgggtagAATATGTATTATTGATGGCTCTTGGACATCTACATCACAGTTCAGCGGGTGTGGATGGGCTTGGATGGATAGCTTGGGGGAGGTTCAACTTATGGGTGCACGAAATTACATTCGACGGGAGTCTCCTCTGCATTCAGAACTAGAAGCACTAAGATGGGCGATGGAGAGCATGCTACAATACTCGACATGCCAAAGGTTTGGAACGGACTGCAAGGATTTGATTCCCATGATTAAGGAGCCACGAGCTTGGCCATGTTTTGCGACagaattggagaggatagaaACTCTGTAG